The following are encoded in a window of Spartobacteria bacterium genomic DNA:
- a CDS encoding phosphoribosylglycinamide formyltransferase, whose product MIKLAVIGSGSGTNYQSIHEAVEDGSLSASIECVIADHADAYILERARRNGHRAEYIDCAPFKTKVDGAAELRLIALLQEIQVDYVVLAGFMRIIKPGLLHAFPRRILNIHPSLLPSFPGLHAWQQAMAYGVKVTGCTVHFVDAGTDSGPIILQRTVPVYADDTPEVLHARIQEQEHIGYVEALRMIANNKVTILDRVVTFN is encoded by the coding sequence ATGATAAAATTGGCGGTAATCGGTTCAGGTAGCGGTACTAATTATCAGAGTATTCATGAGGCGGTGGAAGACGGTTCGCTGTCGGCCTCCATTGAATGCGTGATAGCGGATCATGCCGATGCGTATATACTGGAACGGGCTCGCAGAAATGGTCACCGCGCTGAATATATAGACTGTGCGCCGTTTAAAACAAAGGTAGACGGGGCTGCAGAACTGCGATTGATCGCTTTATTGCAGGAAATCCAGGTTGATTATGTGGTTCTTGCTGGCTTTATGCGCATTATCAAACCGGGGCTGTTGCATGCCTTCCCCCGCCGCATTCTTAATATTCATCCTTCGCTTTTGCCCTCTTTCCCCGGGTTGCATGCGTGGCAGCAGGCTATGGCATATGGCGTGAAGGTGACAGGGTGTACCGTGCATTTTGTTGATGCGGGAACCGATTCCGGGCCGATTATTTTACAGCGTACCGTGCCGGTATACGCAGACGATACCCCGGAGGTGCTGCACGCCAGAATACAGGAACAGGAGCATATCGGATATGTTGAAGCACTGCGGATGATTGCAAATAACAAGGTGACTATTCTTGACAGGGTCGTGACGTTTAATTAA